gtAGGTTTAGTCTGGTGCTAGGACTTTTGCATAATTTTCGAGGATGTTCCCTGTTGTTGAATCTTCACACATTTAATTGGTCATGATAAATTTATTGTCAAATTTTAAATATATGCATTGTGCTTTACCAAAATATATAGTCACACTGTATTGGTGTCAAATGCTGTCACTTATCAGACATTGCATTTGCATCTTGTTATCTCGGTTAAAAATTATGTCTTCTTTCAATGTAGAAGATGTATCACCAAACACAGTATTGGTAGCTCAAATTTCTTTTTACTTATGTATTAGGACATCATTGCTACTGGTGGGGTTGATTCAAATGCTGTGGTCTTTGATCGGCCTTCAGGGCAGATTGTATCGACACTAAGTGGTCACTCAAAGAGGGTCTGTTATCTTTTTCCAATACGTCATTATTTTATTACAAGCAAGAATGTCTGATTCATGATATCCTCCTTTTCTGATATCCTGATTAATACATATTTATTCATTAACCTTACCCGAAACGAATTTGTGGCTCACATTCTTCTTTTTTAGGTTACCAGTGTCAGATTTGCTGCTGAGGGTGAACTAGTAGTTACTGGCTCTGCAGATAAGGTAAACCTGTTTGACTCTCTTTGATCAGAAGTTGCAATTGACTTGTTCCTTTCCTGTGTGTTGTTTTTTGGATTCAGTTGTCATGATCGTATTCTCCTTGATAGtcaacttcatcttcttctttgtcaGTTAGAACATTTACTTCTCCCAATGTTTCCTATCATATGGTGGTATGGATCGGTAATAGTTGTTTGGAATTAATGAAAGGTGGGTTTACTTGTGAAGGATATAGAAATACATGGTATCCAAGATTTAACTGTGAAAGTACATAATCTCTTTAAATCGGAAATATTTGGTGACAATTTGCTTTGCCACAAAATTATACTATTTGATATGCTTTAAAGAACAGAATGCTAAATAAAGATAAAGGGCATGTTGGTCAAACTTGTGCGTTCGTTAGTGATTCCTGTGTCCTTCATTTCTATGTTAAGATCTGGTTGAGGTAGGATCTAGGTTAAGCTCTGGTTGAGGTAGGATTGAAAAGTGGTACATATGAAACATAAGAACAGCTTTAGTTTCAGATGTTACTTATCAATTTAGATGGGTTTGTTAAATGCTGTTATTGCTTGAAGTTCAATTCAATAACTGGTGCATGTATTTTTCTTGCCTTCCATGTTCTATTGAACTTCTGCAGTTGACCTTTGCAGACAGTATGTGTGTGGCAAAGCTCTGAAAATGGAAATTATGACTGTAGGCATACTTTGAAGGATCACAGTGCTGAGGTACTTCATCTTTTTATCTCATTTATTGATACTGAAAGTTATGATGTTGTTTggctttttaaatattttaacaaGGTGCTACTAGTTATCCTGATTTGACGAATTAAGATGGATTATGTAAAACCTTCTTTTGCTTGGGCTCTCAAACTTAGAATGCACTTTGTGGTTGATTGCATTGATATTCGAGCTCCGCCTTAGGTTCGCCATTTGAATGTTTCTTTCCTAGGCTGGAATATCATTGGAAAGTGATCCATTCCTAAGTGGTGAAAGATTGGGATGGAAGTCATTCCATAGGGGCTGATGCTTAGTTGTATGACATAATGGTTGTATATATTTCACCATGAATATTTGTGAGGAAGCAATACAAACAAAATTAGAGACAAGGAACATTTTTAGCTAGAGAAAGACAGGAGCGAAAAGAGAGAAGATAGCTGGCTGTAGATGTCATTATTTCTTTACCAGAGCTAGCCGCATTGCtattttccacctctaaaatacATACTTGGGTGGGTCAAAGGAAGGAAAGCTCTTTAACACCATTCCACATGCTTGTAGGAAAAACAAAGGATTTTCTGTGGAAATTGGTAATACCTTGTTCCCTGCCTTGTTTTATTATACGAGTTCTTCAGAGCATGAATATTACTTCGACTTCACAATATGGTCCCGCAACTGAAATTTTAGTTCTCTGTTAACTATAGTGAATTTTTAACGTTAATGCATCTACCAATAAATTCAGGTGCAAGCTGTCACAGTCCATGCAACCAATAAGTACTTTGTGACGGCTTCTCTTGATGGCACATGGTGTTTTTATGAACTTGCTTCTGGTTTATGCCTTGCTCAGGTATCTTGCTCCTTTGTTCTCTTTTCCAGAAACAATTTTCAGATTTCTGGGGTCATCAACTCTAAAGTTCTAATGCAGGTAGCAGATGCTTCAGAATCTGAGGGCTACACATCTGCAGCTTTTCATCCTGATGGTCTGATCCTTGGAGCAGGAACTTCGGGGGCTCTGGTCAAGATATGGGATGTAAAAAGCCAGGTGTGTATTCTTGAAGAGCTGCATAAGCTACTGATATAATTCCTCTTCTATCTCAGTGTTTTTACAGTTCCtcatccttttttttttccttgggTTCCCTTTTGGTGCTTGCTATATAGGCAAATGTTGCAAAATTTGATGGCCATGTTGGAGCAGTAACTGCAATCTCCTTCTCAGAAAATGGTTATTTTTTAGCAGTGAGTATTCTGTTACTGAATGAACCTTTGTTGACCATTCTTTTACCAGCATTACCTGAGTTTTATGATTAAAATTTTTACTGGTGGgtttccttttttcattttttttcagaCTGCAGCTCAAGATGGTGTCAAACTTTGGGATTTACGCAAATTGAGAAACTTCAGAAGCTTTACTCCTTATGATGAAGATACAGCAACTCAATCAGGTATAAATACTAAGTGCATTCTACTGGAGTTtgacatgaaaaatattttagaaGAGTTGTGTTAATCAAAAGGACTTCGCTAAGTGGTGTAGCAAAATTTTACTTTTAGTACGCACTAAGCAGTTTAAAAGCCAAGTTTCTTGCTTTATATATgaactataatatatatatgatTATACTATCTTTAGGAGTTGCATGTACATATGGATCATTTCCCTCTTGGGATACTTCAACCTTTTTCCTTTCTGATGTTTCATAATGTTAAGGTTACCTGTCAAACTTGCTTTTAAAGATAATTTTTGTACAAATGATATCTGAAATGTCTTTCATTACTGCAGTTTGTAATCATTTTCTAAGGTAAATGTGTCTTATATGGAAATTTCTATGCATTTAAAAACTGACCAGCTGCTTCTCCTATACTTGCAGTGGAATTTGACCACAGTGGAAGTTATCTTGCATTAGGAGGCTCAGATATAAGGTAAGACTTCTTTACAAACTTCCCATGCTGGGTACTGAATAAGGAAGGAGCATTACCCCCTTAGACCATATGTTGTTAAAGTCTCCTAATTTTGCTTGAACTTATATTTTGTACTTTGTCATCACCCTACGCCTTACTGGGTTCCGAGGATCTTTAGCCctccaaaatgaaaaaaaatcaatgagGCTTTAGTTATTACCCCAACTAGAATGGGATTAAGGTGTAGTTGTCTTTGTCattgttgctactttgattatGACTGCCCTCTATTCCGTTATGTATTTAAATGCTGAGTGCTGTTTGGAGCTTTCTGTTGATACATTAGAATTAATATCAATATAATTTTGCTCTGAATCAGAGTTCATCAAGCTGCAAGTGTCAAGTCTGAATGGAATCTCATCAAAACTTTCCCTGACTTGTCAGGCACAGGTAAGCTTTCTCTGCTCGCTCTTTTTGCCTAT
This DNA window, taken from Nicotiana tabacum cultivar K326 chromosome 15, ASM71507v2, whole genome shotgun sequence, encodes the following:
- the LOC107808480 gene encoding pre-mRNA-processing factor 19 isoform X1, which encodes MTLFQLKLASAASFTWDLLQIVKPQPVQAASIPGMLGMFQIEWDGLMLSNFALEQQLHTARQELSHALYQHDAACRVIARLKKERDEARALLAQAERQVPMAATTTAPNGAALSNGKRAAEEEMGPGGKKIRQGISGDVIKELQDCNAALSQQRKRRQIPATLAPVDAVERYTQLNSYPLHKTNKPGILSLDIHYPKDIIATGGVDSNAVVFDRPSGQIVSTLSGHSKRVTSVRFAAEGELVVTGSADKTVCVWQSSENGNYDCRHTLKDHSAEVQAVTVHATNKYFVTASLDGTWCFYELASGLCLAQVADASESEGYTSAAFHPDGLILGAGTSGALVKIWDVKSQANVAKFDGHVGAVTAISFSENGYFLATAAQDGVKLWDLRKLRNFRSFTPYDEDTATQSVEFDHSGSYLALGGSDIRVHQAASVKSEWNLIKTFPDLSGTGKATCLKFGPDAKYIAVGSMDRNLRIFGLPGEDQSES
- the LOC107808480 gene encoding pre-mRNA-processing factor 19 isoform X2, with translation MLGMFQIEWDGLMLSNFALEQQLHTARQELSHALYQHDAACRVIARLKKERDEARALLAQAERQVPMAATTTAPNGAALSNGKRAAEEEMGPGGKKIRQGISGDVIKELQDCNAALSQQRKRRQIPATLAPVDAVERYTQLNSYPLHKTNKPGILSLDIHYPKDIIATGGVDSNAVVFDRPSGQIVSTLSGHSKRVTSVRFAAEGELVVTGSADKTVCVWQSSENGNYDCRHTLKDHSAEVQAVTVHATNKYFVTASLDGTWCFYELASGLCLAQVADASESEGYTSAAFHPDGLILGAGTSGALVKIWDVKSQANVAKFDGHVGAVTAISFSENGYFLATAAQDGVKLWDLRKLRNFRSFTPYDEDTATQSVEFDHSGSYLALGGSDIRVHQAASVKSEWNLIKTFPDLSGTGKATCLKFGPDAKYIAVGSMDRNLRIFGLPGEDQSES